One genomic segment of Nitratidesulfovibrio sp. includes these proteins:
- a CDS encoding branched-chain amino acid ABC transporter permease, protein MDPVFLAQDCINGVLMGLIYGLVALGLTLIFGVLKVINFAHGSFLMVGMYVAYWTVTLSGLSPYPALVIIIPAMFLFGYWVQHLLIRPIFIAEKNVREPITVIIVTTGLWYVLDNLALLVFGPDYRALHPNPLKGQMLEMGEIFVSVPKLYGAMATLATAGGLHLFLQHTRLGRAVRATSLDREAASLMGIGQWKIFNIAFGIGTAVAGISGAVLTPFYNVYPTVGIPFDIKSFVIVVLGGLGSIWGALVGGVIIGLIESIGPNFMTSTWTEGIVYALFLLVLFVKPSGLFGQKQDW, encoded by the coding sequence ATGGATCCGGTCTTTCTCGCACAGGATTGCATCAACGGCGTGCTCATGGGCCTGATATACGGCCTGGTGGCCCTGGGGCTGACCCTGATCTTCGGGGTGCTCAAGGTCATCAACTTCGCCCACGGCTCGTTCCTCATGGTGGGCATGTACGTGGCCTACTGGACCGTCACGCTCTCCGGCCTGTCACCCTACCCGGCCCTGGTGATCATCATCCCGGCCATGTTCCTGTTCGGGTACTGGGTCCAGCACCTGCTGATCCGCCCCATCTTCATCGCCGAAAAGAACGTGCGCGAACCCATCACGGTCATCATCGTCACCACCGGCCTGTGGTACGTGCTGGACAACCTGGCCCTGCTGGTGTTCGGCCCCGACTACCGCGCCCTGCACCCCAACCCGCTGAAGGGGCAGATGCTGGAGATGGGCGAAATTTTCGTCTCCGTACCCAAGCTGTACGGGGCCATGGCCACCTTGGCCACCGCCGGGGGGCTGCACCTTTTCCTGCAACACACCCGGCTTGGCCGCGCCGTGCGCGCCACCAGCCTGGACCGCGAGGCCGCCAGCCTGATGGGCATCGGCCAGTGGAAGATCTTCAACATCGCCTTCGGCATCGGCACCGCCGTGGCCGGCATTTCCGGCGCGGTGCTGACGCCGTTCTACAACGTCTACCCCACCGTGGGCATTCCCTTCGACATCAAGTCGTTCGTCATCGTCGTGCTGGGCGGGTTGGGCTCCATCTGGGGCGCCCTGGTCGGCGGGGTCATCATCGGGCTCATCGAGTCCATCGGGCCCAACTTCATGACCTCCACCTGGACGGAAGGCATCGTGTACGCCCTTTTTCTGCTGGTGCTTTTCGTTAAACCTTCCGGCCTGTTCGGGCAGAAACAGGACTGGTAA
- a CDS encoding ABC transporter substrate-binding protein has protein sequence MKRSHLLAAVLTLCLTVPAMAFAAPSVKVGNILPLSGPSASVGQQGKQAREMAVEEINAAGGIKSLGGAKIELLYADSKSDPNVGVTEAERFINTEKVHLITGAWNSGVTYPTTAVAERYGVPYLVPVSVRDTITERGFKNVFRIAAKDSWWTRDQFTFLKDMQKEFGGTLSTVAFVYENGDWGTGFAAQWKELVKASGMQVVLDEPYSSSSTDLTPLVNKIRRAKPDVLLLVSNAADAILLTNTLADYKVSPKVILGSGGGHADPTFLSACGANARYVFDIVEWEADVNKPGAKEANEKYRARYGTNLTGEAVDAYVAMYVLADALERAGSLDPAAIRKALAETDYKTGPGMIVTYDAIKFDESGQNRNAALAIVQINDLGKGLERITVWPKAARRTGYTPVFPMPKK, from the coding sequence ATGAAACGTTCACACTTGCTGGCCGCCGTCCTGACGCTGTGCCTGACCGTTCCGGCCATGGCCTTCGCCGCCCCCTCCGTGAAGGTGGGCAACATCCTGCCTCTTTCCGGCCCGTCCGCCTCCGTGGGGCAGCAGGGCAAACAGGCCCGCGAGATGGCCGTGGAGGAAATCAACGCCGCAGGCGGCATCAAGTCGCTTGGCGGGGCCAAGATCGAACTCCTGTACGCCGACTCCAAGTCCGACCCCAACGTGGGCGTGACCGAAGCCGAACGCTTCATCAACACGGAAAAGGTGCACCTGATCACCGGCGCCTGGAACTCGGGCGTCACCTATCCCACCACCGCCGTGGCCGAACGCTACGGCGTGCCGTACCTCGTGCCGGTTTCGGTGCGCGACACCATCACCGAGCGCGGCTTCAAGAACGTGTTCCGCATCGCCGCCAAGGACTCGTGGTGGACGCGTGACCAGTTCACCTTCCTGAAGGACATGCAGAAGGAATTCGGCGGCACCCTGTCCACCGTGGCCTTCGTGTACGAAAACGGCGACTGGGGCACCGGCTTCGCCGCCCAGTGGAAGGAACTGGTGAAGGCTTCCGGCATGCAGGTGGTGCTGGACGAACCTTACTCCTCTTCCTCCACCGACCTGACCCCGCTGGTGAACAAGATCCGCCGGGCCAAGCCCGACGTGCTGCTGCTGGTCTCCAACGCCGCAGACGCCATCCTGCTCACCAACACCCTGGCCGACTACAAGGTAAGCCCCAAGGTCATCCTGGGTTCCGGCGGCGGCCATGCCGACCCCACCTTCCTTTCCGCCTGCGGCGCCAACGCCCGCTACGTCTTCGACATCGTGGAATGGGAAGCGGACGTGAACAAGCCCGGCGCCAAGGAAGCCAACGAGAAGTACCGCGCCAGGTACGGCACCAACCTCACCGGCGAAGCGGTGGACGCCTACGTGGCCATGTACGTGCTGGCCGACGCGCTGGAGCGTGCCGGTTCTCTCGACCCGGCCGCCATCCGCAAGGCCCTGGCCGAAACCGACTACAAGACCGGCCCCGGCATGATCGTGACGTACGATGCCATCAAGTTCGACGAATCCGGCCAGAACCGGAACGCCGCCCTTGCCATCGTGCAGATCAACGACCTGGGCAAGGGGCTCGAGCGCATCACCGTGTGGCCCAAGGCCGCCCGCCGCACGGGGTACACCCCCGTGTTCCCCATGCCCAAGAAGTAA
- the gabT gene encoding 4-aminobutyrate--2-oxoglutarate transaminase, with translation MNQQTKDLMERRAKAVAKGVFNAAPVFAAKAEGAVITDVEGRQFIDFAGGIGVMNVGHNHPRVVEAIKRQADKLLHSCFHIVMYEEYVALCEKLAALTPGAFPKKAALFNSGAEAVENAVKIARHATGRQGVVVFENGFHGRTLLAMSLTSKVKPYKFGFGPYAPEIYRIPYAYCYRCPMGKEYPSCDVACADLLRKAFVNSFAPENIACLIVEPIVGEGGFATPPPEYFARLKAICEEFGIVFIADEVQTGAARTGRMFAMEHWGVEPDLVCMAKSIGGGMPISAVAGKAELMDSPQVGGLGGTYGGNPVCCAAALAALEAIEADGLVARSEALGNKLLAAFGEMQNKYPLIGDVRGKGSMIALELVHDRAAKTPAADKAKALTAHCFEKGLILLSCGNYGNVIRTLMPLAITDAQLDKAIAIIDEGFAAIA, from the coding sequence ATGAATCAGCAGACCAAAGACCTGATGGAACGAAGGGCCAAGGCCGTCGCCAAGGGCGTGTTCAACGCTGCGCCGGTGTTCGCCGCCAAGGCGGAAGGTGCCGTGATCACCGACGTGGAAGGCCGCCAGTTCATCGACTTTGCCGGTGGCATTGGCGTGATGAACGTGGGGCACAACCACCCCCGGGTGGTGGAGGCCATCAAGCGGCAGGCGGACAAGCTGCTGCATTCGTGCTTCCACATCGTGATGTACGAAGAATACGTGGCCCTGTGCGAAAAACTGGCCGCGCTCACGCCGGGGGCGTTCCCCAAAAAGGCCGCCCTGTTCAACAGCGGGGCCGAGGCGGTGGAAAACGCCGTCAAGATCGCGCGCCACGCCACCGGCAGGCAGGGCGTGGTGGTGTTCGAAAACGGCTTCCATGGCCGCACCCTGCTGGCCATGTCCCTGACCAGCAAGGTCAAGCCCTACAAGTTCGGCTTCGGCCCCTACGCGCCGGAAATCTACCGCATTCCCTACGCCTACTGTTACCGCTGCCCCATGGGCAAGGAATACCCCTCGTGCGACGTGGCCTGCGCAGACCTTTTGCGCAAGGCCTTCGTCAACAGCTTCGCGCCCGAGAACATCGCCTGCCTCATCGTGGAACCCATCGTGGGTGAAGGCGGGTTCGCCACGCCGCCGCCGGAATATTTCGCCCGGCTGAAGGCCATCTGCGAAGAATTCGGCATCGTGTTCATCGCCGACGAGGTGCAGACCGGCGCCGCCCGCACCGGCAGGATGTTCGCCATGGAGCACTGGGGCGTGGAGCCCGACCTTGTGTGCATGGCCAAGTCCATCGGCGGCGGCATGCCCATTTCCGCCGTGGCGGGCAAGGCGGAGCTGATGGATTCGCCCCAGGTGGGCGGCCTTGGCGGCACCTACGGCGGCAACCCGGTGTGCTGCGCCGCCGCGCTGGCCGCGCTGGAAGCCATAGAGGCGGACGGGCTGGTGGCCCGGTCCGAGGCGTTGGGTAACAAGCTGCTCGCCGCCTTCGGCGAAATGCAGAACAAGTATCCCCTCATAGGCGACGTGCGCGGCAAGGGTTCCATGATCGCCCTTGAACTGGTGCACGACCGCGCCGCCAAGACCCCGGCGGCGGACAAGGCCAAGGCCCTGACCGCCCACTGCTTCGAAAAGGGCCTCATCCTGCTGTCGTGCGGCAACTACGGCAACGTCATCCGCACGCTGATGCCGCTGGCCATCACCGATGCCCAGTTGGACAAGGCCATAGCCATCATCGACGAGGGCTTCGCCGCCATTGCATAA
- a CDS encoding sigma 54-interacting transcriptional regulator has translation MTTHADLLAILDAASYAVVALDLNCRVLYLNKSAKLFLHKRGRYVEDCIGCDGDQILPLATPKVRKALSTAEFKAGVGRIVDKGNQLFYEITPLMQDGKLAGAVVSLQRPERFEQMACNLETYQNLALRLQTIFDSSSDGIWVSDENGVVLDINNASEKLNGVNAATLRGQNVRTLLERGLIDDSVTMRVLQTKRQQTIIQNIKKTGRQLLVTGTPAFNDRGELYLVVANERDITDLNVLQENLEQARRAQEKVQRELEGLTMLEYERGGVVAESKSMRRVLMTCLKLAQLEATTLLLLGESGTGKGLLAKFIHKSGPRQTKPFISVNCAALPDSLFEAELFGYEKGAFTGALETGRVGLMELAGDGTLFLDEVGEVSPSGQAKLLKALDEREFLPLGSSKPRPLECNIIAATNRDLKAMTEAKKFREDLLYRLKTFTVSIPPLRERREDLFELVTLLLKQNNERYGTHKRITPRFLDTLQQYPFPGNVRELTGLIRQGVVMCDDVVLDDFLEDQIGSKAEQQDAEAATSLTAAVDAVEREMLIKARAVCHGTREMATYLGISQPTVVRKLRRHGIRPPRNAE, from the coding sequence ATGACGACACACGCCGACCTGCTCGCCATTCTGGATGCCGCCAGCTACGCCGTGGTCGCGCTGGACCTGAACTGCCGCGTGCTCTACCTGAACAAGAGCGCCAAGCTGTTCCTGCACAAGCGCGGCCGCTACGTGGAAGACTGCATCGGCTGCGACGGCGACCAGATTCTGCCGCTGGCCACCCCCAAGGTGCGCAAGGCCCTGTCCACGGCGGAATTCAAGGCGGGCGTGGGACGCATCGTGGACAAGGGCAACCAGCTCTTCTACGAAATCACCCCCCTGATGCAGGACGGCAAGCTGGCGGGGGCCGTGGTCAGCCTGCAACGCCCGGAACGCTTCGAGCAGATGGCCTGCAACCTGGAAACCTACCAGAACCTGGCCCTGCGGCTGCAAACCATCTTCGATTCCTCCAGTGACGGCATCTGGGTCTCCGACGAGAACGGCGTGGTGCTGGACATCAACAACGCCTCGGAAAAGCTCAACGGCGTCAACGCCGCCACCCTGCGCGGCCAGAACGTGCGCACCCTGCTGGAACGCGGGCTCATCGACGATTCCGTCACCATGCGCGTGTTGCAGACCAAACGCCAGCAGACCATCATCCAGAACATCAAGAAGACCGGGCGCCAGTTGCTGGTTACCGGCACCCCGGCCTTCAACGACCGGGGCGAACTGTATCTGGTGGTGGCCAACGAACGCGACATCACCGACCTGAACGTCCTGCAGGAAAACCTGGAACAGGCCCGCCGCGCGCAGGAAAAGGTGCAGCGCGAACTGGAGGGCCTGACCATGCTGGAGTACGAGCGCGGCGGCGTGGTGGCGGAATCGAAATCCATGCGCCGCGTGCTGATGACCTGCCTGAAGCTGGCCCAACTGGAGGCCACCACCCTGCTGCTGCTTGGCGAATCGGGCACCGGCAAGGGGCTGCTGGCCAAGTTCATCCACAAGAGCGGCCCGCGACAGACCAAGCCCTTCATTTCGGTGAACTGCGCGGCCCTGCCGGATTCCCTGTTCGAGGCGGAACTGTTCGGGTACGAGAAGGGCGCCTTCACCGGCGCGCTGGAAACGGGCCGCGTGGGGTTGATGGAACTGGCGGGCGACGGCACGCTGTTCCTCGACGAAGTGGGCGAGGTTTCGCCTTCGGGCCAGGCCAAGCTGCTGAAGGCCCTGGATGAACGCGAGTTTCTGCCGCTGGGCAGCAGCAAGCCCCGCCCGCTGGAATGCAACATCATCGCCGCCACCAACCGCGACCTGAAGGCCATGACCGAGGCCAAGAAGTTTCGCGAGGACCTGCTGTACCGCCTGAAGACCTTCACCGTGTCCATCCCGCCGCTGCGCGAACGGCGCGAAGACCTGTTCGAACTGGTCACCCTGCTGCTGAAGCAGAACAACGAACGCTACGGCACCCACAAGCGCATCACCCCCCGCTTTCTGGACACGTTGCAGCAGTACCCCTTTCCCGGCAACGTGCGCGAACTGACGGGCCTGATCCGCCAGGGCGTGGTCATGTGCGATGATGTGGTGCTGGACGACTTTCTGGAAGACCAGATCGGCAGCAAGGCGGAACAACAGGACGCGGAGGCGGCCACCTCGCTCACCGCCGCCGTGGACGCAGTGGAACGCGAAATGCTCATCAAGGCCCGCGCCGTCTGCCACGGCACCCGCGAAATGGCCACCTACCTCGGCATCAGCCAGCCCACGGTGGTGCGCAAGCTGCGCCGCCACGGCATCCGCCCGCCCCGCAACGCCGAATAA
- a CDS encoding NAD-dependent succinate-semialdehyde dehydrogenase: MAIQSLNPATGEVLASFDAYTPEHTRQILDATAAAWETWRLLSYSRRAEYLKKAADELRHQAPWLAEIMAREMGKPVRMGEGEALKCAAVCDYYATEGEAMLAPVPVPGAGRKAFITYEPLGTVLTVMPWNFPFWQVFRIAAPSLMAGNAVVLKHASNVPQCALAIEQIFKDAGFPEHIFRTLLIGARQVEAVLDHPSVFAVSLTGSEPAGRKVASAAGARLKKSVMELGGSDPFLVLPDADLEEAVKVATQSRCGNTGQTCIAAKRFIVLDAVYDEFLARLTESFGTLVVGNPLDKATDMGPMSSAGLRKELQEQVDRCVRAGGIVRMGGLVPEGPGAFYPPTIITDVPTDDPVCREELFGPVALVFRVSSVDKAVALANDTPFGLGGSIWSRDEEGALQIAARIRTGCVFINSLVRSDVHLPFGGIGNSGYGRELGTYGIREFVNIKSVCVG; this comes from the coding sequence ATGGCCATCCAGAGTCTCAACCCGGCCACCGGAGAAGTGCTCGCCTCGTTCGACGCCTATACCCCCGAGCACACCCGCCAGATACTGGACGCCACCGCCGCCGCCTGGGAAACCTGGCGCCTGCTCAGCTACTCCCGCCGTGCCGAATACCTGAAAAAGGCCGCCGACGAACTGCGCCACCAGGCCCCCTGGCTGGCGGAAATCATGGCCCGCGAAATGGGCAAGCCGGTGCGCATGGGCGAGGGCGAGGCACTGAAATGCGCCGCCGTGTGCGACTACTACGCCACGGAGGGCGAGGCCATGCTGGCCCCCGTGCCTGTGCCCGGCGCGGGGCGCAAGGCCTTCATCACCTACGAGCCGCTGGGCACCGTGCTGACGGTGATGCCCTGGAACTTCCCGTTCTGGCAGGTGTTCCGCATTGCCGCGCCCTCGCTGATGGCGGGCAACGCCGTGGTGCTCAAGCACGCCTCCAACGTGCCCCAGTGCGCCCTGGCCATCGAGCAGATATTCAAGGACGCGGGCTTTCCCGAGCACATTTTCCGCACCCTGCTCATCGGCGCGCGCCAGGTGGAGGCGGTGCTGGACCACCCCTCGGTCTTCGCCGTCAGCCTTACGGGCAGCGAGCCCGCAGGCCGCAAGGTGGCCTCTGCCGCCGGTGCCCGCCTGAAGAAGTCGGTCATGGAACTGGGCGGCAGCGACCCCTTCCTCGTGCTGCCCGACGCCGACCTGGAAGAAGCGGTGAAGGTGGCCACCCAGTCCCGCTGCGGCAACACCGGCCAGACCTGCATCGCGGCCAAGCGCTTCATCGTGCTGGACGCGGTGTATGACGAATTCCTGGCCCGGCTCACCGAAAGCTTCGGCACGCTGGTGGTGGGCAACCCGCTGGACAAGGCCACGGACATGGGCCCCATGTCCTCGGCTGGCCTGCGCAAGGAACTGCAGGAGCAGGTGGACCGTTGCGTGCGCGCGGGCGGCATCGTGCGCATGGGCGGCCTCGTTCCGGAAGGGCCGGGCGCGTTCTACCCGCCCACCATCATCACCGACGTGCCCACCGACGACCCCGTGTGCCGCGAGGAACTGTTCGGCCCCGTGGCGCTGGTGTTCCGCGTGTCCTCGGTGGACAAGGCCGTGGCCCTGGCCAACGACACCCCCTTCGGCCTTGGCGGCTCCATCTGGTCGCGGGACGAGGAAGGCGCCCTGCAGATTGCCGCGCGCATCCGCACCGGCTGCGTATTCATCAACAGCCTGGTGCGCAGCGACGTGCACCTGCCCTTCGGCGGCATCGGCAATTCCGGCTACGGGCGCGAACTGGGCACCTACGGCATCCGCGAATTCGTCAACATCAAGTCGGTCTGCGTCGGCTGA
- a CDS encoding rhodanese-like domain-containing protein — protein sequence MTYRPEPDEEFSPRAEHARIPYARKRTTLRTMLLWLAALCVGAYSLQAMLPRVAPDIVRAGQQNAGQATGWRDVTPQEAAAVIEQRRNDDAFMVLDVRTPGEFAGGHLAGARNIDLASPEFRDRVRSLNRNRTYLVYCRSGNRSSKALETFRELGFTSVLHMDGGTLAWNAAGLPLDTP from the coding sequence ATGACCTACCGTCCCGAACCCGACGAAGAATTCAGCCCGCGCGCGGAACACGCCCGCATCCCCTACGCCCGCAAGCGCACCACGCTGCGCACCATGCTGCTGTGGCTGGCCGCCCTGTGCGTGGGGGCGTACTCGTTGCAGGCCATGCTGCCGCGGGTTGCGCCCGACATCGTCAGGGCTGGCCAACAGAACGCCGGGCAGGCTACCGGCTGGCGCGACGTGACGCCGCAGGAAGCCGCCGCCGTCATCGAACAGCGCCGGAACGACGACGCCTTCATGGTGCTGGACGTGCGCACCCCCGGAGAATTCGCCGGGGGGCACCTTGCGGGTGCGCGGAACATCGACCTTGCCTCGCCGGAATTCCGCGACAGGGTACGCTCGCTGAACCGCAACCGCACCTATCTCGTCTACTGCCGCTCGGGCAATCGCAGCAGCAAGGCGCTGGAGACATTCCGCGAACTCGGCTTCACATCGGTCCTGCACATGGACGGCGGCACGCTGGCCTGGAACGCGGCGGGCCTGCCACTGGACACGCCGTGA
- the ilvN gene encoding acetolactate synthase small subunit — protein MKHTLSVLVKNRAGAVAEATDVFRRRGISFRSISCAETEDFDVSRLVLTVEDHEAELESIADELRAQDVVATVEDLSRRDFVDRELVLVKVDVTRETTTQIMQVCEVFRASVIGMGQETMTVEMTGDTQKVDGFIRMLRPFGIRSLARTGVVAMKRGDDD, from the coding sequence ATGAAACATACATTGTCCGTGCTGGTGAAAAACAGGGCCGGGGCCGTGGCAGAAGCCACCGACGTCTTCCGGCGCCGGGGCATCAGCTTTCGTTCCATATCCTGCGCCGAGACCGAGGATTTCGACGTTTCCCGCCTCGTGCTGACCGTGGAGGACCACGAGGCCGAGCTGGAATCCATCGCCGATGAACTGCGCGCCCAGGACGTGGTGGCCACGGTCGAGGACCTTTCGCGCCGCGACTTCGTGGACCGCGAGCTGGTGCTGGTGAAGGTGGACGTGACCCGCGAGACCACCACCCAGATCATGCAGGTGTGCGAGGTGTTCCGCGCCAGCGTCATCGGCATGGGGCAGGAAACCATGACCGTGGAAATGACCGGCGACACCCAGAAGGTGGACGGCTTCATCCGCATGCTGCGCCCGTTCGGCATCCGCAGTTTGGCGAGGACGGGCGTGGTTGCCATGAAGCGCGGCGACGACGACTGA
- a CDS encoding phosphate acyltransferase, producing MTTEAKICQGPHTGGQGPRGLDELVARVAACGARPRIALAACAEAHALGALLDAMERGIAQPLLVGDMDQTMRIAAELSRDISGIAAVHAPDPRDAVQCAVDMVRRGEAEVLMKGLVNTDVLLRRVLNRATGLPPKGVLSHVAVFELPAPGGTTRLAMMTDAAVNIRPNLQRKLEIVHNAVAVARALGIARPRVAMLAATEKVILPAMPATLDAQIVARMADQGEFGEADVAGPMALDIAISPDAAARKGVDHPVAGCADILVAPDIESGNILYKSLTTLAHADMASTMAGSSAPLVVTSRGDSERSKFCSIALAGYLALSARN from the coding sequence TTGACCACTGAAGCAAAGATTTGCCAAGGCCCGCACACGGGCGGACAGGGGCCGCGCGGTCTCGACGAACTGGTGGCGCGCGTGGCTGCCTGCGGGGCGCGTCCGCGCATCGCGCTGGCCGCCTGTGCCGAGGCCCACGCCCTGGGCGCGTTGCTGGACGCCATGGAACGGGGTATCGCCCAGCCCCTGCTGGTGGGCGACATGGACCAGACCATGCGCATCGCGGCGGAGCTCTCGCGCGACATTTCCGGCATCGCCGCCGTGCACGCCCCCGACCCGCGCGATGCCGTGCAGTGCGCCGTGGACATGGTGCGGCGCGGCGAGGCCGAGGTGCTCATGAAGGGCCTTGTGAACACCGACGTGCTGCTGCGCCGGGTGCTCAACCGCGCCACCGGCCTGCCGCCCAAGGGCGTGCTGAGCCACGTGGCCGTGTTCGAGCTGCCCGCGCCGGGCGGCACCACGCGTCTGGCCATGATGACCGACGCCGCCGTGAACATCCGCCCCAATTTGCAGCGCAAGCTGGAAATCGTGCACAACGCCGTGGCCGTGGCCCGCGCGCTGGGCATTGCCCGGCCCCGCGTGGCCATGCTGGCCGCCACCGAAAAGGTCATCCTGCCCGCCATGCCCGCCACGCTGGATGCCCAGATCGTGGCCCGCATGGCCGATCAGGGCGAATTCGGCGAGGCGGACGTGGCCGGTCCCATGGCGCTGGACATCGCCATCTCGCCCGACGCCGCAGCCCGCAAGGGCGTGGACCATCCCGTGGCCGGGTGCGCCGACATCCTCGTGGCGCCGGACATCGAGAGCGGCAACATCCTGTACAAGTCGCTGACCACCCTGGCCCACGCGGACATGGCCAGCACCATGGCGGGCAGTTCCGCGCCGCTGGTGGTCACCTCGCGCGGGGACAGCGAACGGTCCAAGTTCTGTTCCATCGCGCTGGCGGGGTACCTGGCCCTGTCCGCCAGAAACTAG
- the buk gene encoding butyrate kinase: MSSPSSPTASQPGERILAINPGSTSTKVALYEGETEVFSETVEHPRDELAAFPTVIAQYAYRRAAVDALLAEHGMADMPLAAVAGRGGLLPPMPGGAWRITPAMLETLAQARHGEHPCNLGAPLAHDYAARWGVAAFIVDPPVTDEMDEVARISGLPALPRRSVFHALSQRSAARRAATLLGVDYAANRWLVAHMGGGISVAAHRCGRIVDVINALDGDGPIAPERTGRLPSLGVLSLVQDGTYTFEQLRRIILREGGMWAHCGTNDLRVLERRMDGTSCCDKDGTSCCDQDGTPDAGGTPPDAHAALVFEAVAYTIAKEVVSLAPALLDGGSGTGCGEPITGDAACPPRIAGVVLTGGMARSVRLTERLRQRLEWLAPVVVLPEVEEMHALASGVLRVLRGQELPGEYA, encoded by the coding sequence CTGAGTTCCCCGTCTTCACCCACCGCCAGCCAGCCCGGCGAACGCATTCTGGCCATCAACCCCGGTTCCACCTCCACCAAGGTGGCCCTGTACGAGGGCGAGACCGAGGTATTTTCCGAAACCGTGGAACACCCGCGCGACGAGCTTGCTGCGTTTCCCACGGTAATTGCCCAGTACGCCTACCGCCGCGCCGCCGTGGACGCGCTGCTGGCCGAGCACGGCATGGCCGACATGCCCCTGGCCGCCGTGGCTGGTCGCGGCGGGCTGCTGCCGCCCATGCCCGGCGGCGCGTGGCGCATTACCCCGGCCATGCTGGAAACGCTGGCGCAGGCCCGCCATGGCGAGCACCCCTGCAATCTGGGCGCACCGCTGGCCCACGACTACGCCGCCCGCTGGGGCGTGGCCGCGTTCATCGTGGACCCGCCCGTTACCGACGAGATGGACGAGGTGGCCCGCATTTCCGGCCTGCCCGCCCTGCCGCGCCGCAGCGTGTTCCATGCCCTCAGCCAGCGCTCCGCCGCGCGGCGGGCCGCCACGTTGCTGGGCGTTGATTATGCGGCCAACCGCTGGCTGGTGGCGCACATGGGGGGCGGCATTTCCGTGGCGGCGCACCGCTGCGGGCGCATCGTGGATGTCATCAACGCCCTGGACGGCGACGGCCCCATCGCGCCGGAGCGCACGGGGCGCCTGCCCTCGCTGGGCGTGCTGTCGCTGGTGCAGGACGGCACCTACACCTTCGAGCAACTGCGGCGCATCATTCTGCGCGAAGGCGGCATGTGGGCCCACTGCGGCACCAACGACCTGCGCGTGCTGGAGCGGCGCATGGACGGTACGTCCTGCTGCGATAAGGACGGGACGTCCTGCTGCGATCAGGACGGTACGCCCGATGCTGGCGGCACCCCGCCCGACGCCCACGCCGCGCTGGTGTTCGAGGCCGTGGCCTACACCATCGCCAAGGAGGTCGTCTCGCTGGCGCCCGCCTTGCTGGATGGCGGCAGCGGCACCGGTTGCGGCGAACCCATAACGGGTGACGCAGCCTGCCCGCCCCGCATCGCCGGGGTGGTGCTGACCGGCGGCATGGCCCGCAGCGTTCGGCTGACGGAACGGCTGCGCCAGCGGCTGGAATGGCTGGCCCCGGTGGTGGTGCTGCCCGAGGTGGAAGAAATGCACGCCCTGGCATCGGGCGTGCTGCGGGTGCTGCGCGGCCAGGAGTTGCCCGGCGAATACGCCTGA
- a CDS encoding TetR/AcrR family transcriptional regulator, producing MASSKDLILENARTLFAANGFKGTTIAQIAKTSNVTDAAIYRHYRSKQEVFDVIVDTYLEEYRKLMAAIKERQKSGYCLLETLILDHCEFVETRLTDTRVLLNTYTTIPSARAVMDALSTSLFQTVEACLIRGIRDGTVRDDIDVPETARIVGILLLGLNRRRIFWPETPDLARGVVAFCQRSIKS from the coding sequence ATGGCATCCTCCAAGGACCTGATACTGGAAAACGCACGCACCCTGTTTGCCGCCAACGGCTTCAAGGGTACCACCATCGCGCAGATCGCCAAGACGTCCAACGTCACGGACGCGGCCATCTACCGGCACTACCGTTCCAAGCAGGAAGTGTTCGACGTCATCGTCGATACCTATCTGGAAGAGTACCGCAAGCTGATGGCGGCCATCAAGGAACGGCAGAAGAGCGGCTATTGCCTGCTGGAAACGCTGATCCTCGACCACTGCGAATTCGTCGAAACGCGCCTGACCGACACCCGGGTGCTGCTGAATACCTACACCACCATTCCCAGCGCCCGCGCGGTGATGGATGCGTTGTCCACCAGCCTGTTCCAGACCGTGGAGGCATGCCTGATACGGGGCATCCGCGACGGTACGGTGCGCGACGACATCGACGTGCCGGAAACGGCGCGCATCGTGGGCATCCTGCTGCTGGGGCTGAACCGCCGCCGCATCTTCTGGCCGGAAACGCCCGACCTTGCGCGCGGGGTGGTGGCCTTCTGCCAGCGCAGCATCAAGAGCTGA